Proteins encoded within one genomic window of Gammaproteobacteria bacterium:
- a CDS encoding PD40 domain-containing protein: MPDKPTSTAALRGFTLFAASLALGATAALAADAPGKELPVRLIPNVPKNAEAYYGPDSLHVIAQTQDPKALHAEGRETGALTYTFTDTGTEVKRINDKGQDACSYFFPDGKRLVWTSTRDHLDMPIGNWSDSNDYPQGAELYISDLDGKNIKRLTNNKWYEAEVSVSPNGQWIVFGRQIDGKMDLWRMRPDGTGEQQITFTDDWQEGAPFYLPDNETILYRAWKRSEYGKVKPTPMTVFTIKHDGSNHTVRTFDRDMNWAPYPAPDGRHYVFVRIIEGNNWEVFLGDLAGGEPQRLTFNAGFDGFPSLSPDGKKMLFARSTGGGFMSNLYTHVMDVSSLNLGPANYKGVPGITPPKE; the protein is encoded by the coding sequence ATGCCTGACAAGCCGACCTCCACCGCCGCGCTCCGCGGCTTCACGCTGTTTGCCGCCTCGCTGGCCCTGGGCGCGACCGCCGCGCTGGCCGCCGATGCGCCGGGCAAGGAACTGCCCGTGCGCCTGATCCCGAATGTGCCGAAGAATGCCGAGGCCTACTATGGCCCGGACAGCCTGCACGTCATCGCGCAGACGCAGGATCCCAAGGCCCTGCACGCCGAAGGCCGCGAGACCGGTGCCCTGACCTACACCTTCACCGACACCGGCACCGAGGTGAAGCGCATCAATGACAAGGGCCAGGACGCCTGTTCGTATTTCTTCCCCGACGGCAAGCGCCTGGTGTGGACCTCCACCCGCGATCACCTCGACATGCCGATCGGCAACTGGTCGGATTCCAATGACTATCCGCAGGGTGCCGAGCTCTACATCTCCGACCTCGACGGCAAGAACATCAAGCGGCTGACCAACAACAAGTGGTACGAGGCCGAGGTATCGGTGTCGCCGAACGGCCAGTGGATCGTCTTCGGCCGGCAGATCGACGGCAAGATGGACCTCTGGCGCATGCGCCCGGACGGCACAGGCGAGCAGCAGATCACCTTCACCGACGACTGGCAGGAGGGCGCACCCTTCTACCTGCCCGACAACGAGACCATCCTCTACCGCGCCTGGAAGCGCAGCGAGTACGGCAAGGTGAAGCCGACGCCGATGACGGTGTTTACCATCAAGCACGATGGCAGCAACCACACGGTGCGCACCTTCGACCGCGACATGAACTGGGCGCCGTATCCTGCCCCGGATGGCCGGCACTACGTGTTCGTGCGCATCATCGAGGGCAACAACTGGGAAGTCTTCCTCGGCGACCTGGCCGGCGGCGAGCCGCAGCGCCTGACCTTCAACGCGGGCTTCGATGGTTTCCCGTCGCTGTCGCCGGATGGCAAGAAGATGCTGTTCGCCCGCAGCACGGGCGGCGGCTTCATGTCGAACCTCTACACCCACGTCATGGACGTGTCCTCGCTGAACCTCGGTCCGGCGAACTACAAGGGCGTGCCCGGCATCACGCCACCGAAGGAGTAG
- a CDS encoding amidohydrolase family protein yields the protein MAARDPGTSRSRAARVPALILAFAGVLAAAGAVAERPRTYAITGARIVTAPGAVIARGNLVLRDGLIEAVGAGVAVPADAEVIEAEAGWSVYPALIDAASTVGLDTEAPAAARGRPGEEPPRTGSPHELKAVHPEAAVVDQLDTRHTSVARHREMGFGAAQVLPLKGVFRGESAVLMLRDGPAAELILNPHLFQVAALETASFMSGQYPSSKFGAVATVRQALLDARGAGEWRARWMADPSGLAPPEFRASDAALLEVLGGERPLAWVALSALDPGRFAGIASEFGLEGGMVVARGLGDRAADLAAAHMPVLLPLEMPAKPELGTDADVFEASLDELQSYLDAPRLPGTLRKAGVDVAFVTAGMKNPRRFTENLAALVKAGLSPDEALAGVTTTPARLLGLSRVLGTLEPGKQANVMVVAGDLFDGKAVVRHLFVQGHHQLFEGEKPAGDPSAVVDPRGRWTVSTEVMGRTAESSWTIAGEREAWTGFSESARAGRRDFSSVVLKGNALTVVSPGQGGEMKVTVVIDGDAFKGESTMSSERGSVTMKLEGRRAAAPQGSKP from the coding sequence ATGGCGGCGCGGGACCCTGGAACATCACGGTCCCGCGCCGCGCGGGTGCCTGCGCTGATCCTGGCGTTCGCGGGCGTTCTGGCCGCGGCGGGAGCCGTCGCGGAGCGCCCGCGGACCTACGCCATCACCGGCGCGCGCATCGTCACCGCGCCGGGCGCGGTCATCGCCCGGGGCAACCTGGTGCTGCGCGATGGCCTCATCGAGGCCGTGGGCGCCGGTGTCGCGGTGCCCGCCGATGCCGAGGTCATCGAGGCCGAGGCCGGCTGGAGCGTCTACCCCGCGCTCATCGACGCGGCCTCCACGGTCGGTCTGGACACCGAAGCCCCGGCTGCCGCCCGCGGCCGCCCCGGCGAGGAGCCACCGCGCACCGGCTCGCCGCATGAGCTGAAGGCCGTGCATCCCGAGGCGGCGGTCGTCGACCAGCTCGACACCCGGCACACGAGCGTCGCACGCCACCGCGAGATGGGCTTCGGCGCGGCGCAGGTGCTGCCGCTGAAGGGCGTGTTCCGCGGCGAGTCAGCCGTCCTGATGCTGCGTGACGGGCCCGCGGCCGAACTCATCCTTAACCCGCACCTGTTCCAGGTGGCGGCGCTCGAGACCGCGAGCTTCATGTCGGGCCAGTACCCGTCTTCCAAGTTCGGCGCCGTGGCAACCGTGCGCCAGGCGCTGCTCGATGCCCGGGGCGCCGGCGAATGGCGCGCCCGCTGGATGGCGGATCCCTCCGGCCTGGCACCGCCGGAGTTCCGGGCTTCCGATGCGGCGCTGCTCGAGGTGCTGGGCGGCGAACGCCCGCTGGCCTGGGTGGCGCTGAGCGCTCTCGACCCGGGGCGCTTCGCCGGCATCGCCAGCGAGTTCGGCCTCGAGGGCGGCATGGTGGTCGCGCGCGGCCTGGGCGACCGGGCGGCGGACCTCGCTGCCGCGCACATGCCGGTGCTGCTGCCGCTGGAAATGCCGGCGAAGCCGGAACTCGGCACCGACGCCGACGTCTTCGAAGCCAGCCTCGATGAGCTGCAGTCATACCTCGATGCGCCACGCCTGCCCGGCACCCTGAGGAAGGCGGGCGTCGACGTCGCGTTCGTCACCGCCGGCATGAAGAATCCCCGGCGCTTCACCGAGAATCTCGCCGCACTGGTCAAGGCCGGGCTGTCGCCGGACGAGGCGCTCGCCGGTGTCACCACCACGCCGGCGCGGCTGCTCGGCCTGTCGCGCGTGCTCGGCACCCTGGAGCCCGGCAAGCAGGCGAACGTCATGGTCGTCGCCGGCGATCTGTTCGACGGCAAGGCCGTGGTGCGCCACCTCTTCGTGCAGGGTCATCACCAGCTGTTCGAGGGCGAGAAGCCGGCGGGTGATCCCTCTGCCGTCGTCGATCCGCGGGGCCGATGGACCGTCAGCACCGAGGTGATGGGCCGGACAGCGGAATCCAGCTGGACGATCGCCGGCGAGCGCGAGGCCTGGACGGGCTTCAGCGAGAGCGCCCGCGCCGGCAGGCGCGATTTCAGCAGCGTGGTCCTCAAGGGCAACGCCCTCACCGTGGTCAGCCCGGGCCAGGGCGGCGAGATGAAGGTCACCGTCGTCATCGACGGCGATGCATTCAAGGGGGAGTCCACCATGAGCTCGGAACGCGGCTCGGTCACGATGAAGCTCGAGGGCCGGCGAGCGGCCGCTCCGCAGGGGAGCAAGCCATGA